Proteins from a genomic interval of Rosa chinensis cultivar Old Blush chromosome 2, RchiOBHm-V2, whole genome shotgun sequence:
- the LOC112183614 gene encoding oligouridylate-binding protein 1, translated as KTETSFSHSHLSPISIALFCFSLPFFPSSSRGFFFFFFFFCFLFIFSPPPPLLLLLPIPRNPNPKSPINSDLFLCVLGVVCRKRMQQQQQRLKQQQQQQQQQAMMQQSLYQHPALLAPPQIEPILSGNLPPGFDSSTCRSVYVGNIHPQVTDTLLQEVFASTGPLEGCKLIRKDKSSYGFVDYYDRRSAALAIVSLNGRHLFGQPIKVNWAYQSSQREDTSGHFNIFVGDLSAEVTDATLFACFSVYPSCSDARVMWDPKSGRSRGFGFVSFRNQQDAQSAINDLNGKWLASRQIRCNWATKGAASNDDKQSSDSKSVVELTNGTSEDGQEKPNEDAPENNPQYTTVYVGNLAPEVTQAELHRHFHALGAGTIEDVRVQRDKGFGFVRYSTHSEAAAAIQMGNARFLCGKPIKCSWGSKPTPPGTTSSPLAPPAAAYMPGFSATDLVAYERQMAYSKMGGPQALMLPQGQHGMKAPMGMGAGTSQAIYDGGYQNVATSQQLMYYQ; from the exons AAGACAGAGACTTCCTTCTCGCACTCTCATCTCTCTCCAATTTCAATTGCCCTCTTTTGCTTTTCCCTTCCCTTCTTTCCCTCCTCTTCgcgagggtttttttttttcttcttttttttttgttttctttttattttctctcctcctcctcctcttcttcttctccttcctaTTCCCCGAAACCCTAACCCGAAATCGCCGATCAATTCCGACTTGTTCTTGTGCGTTCTCGGCGTTGTGTGCCGGAAGAGGATgcaacagcagcagcagagGCTtaaacaacagcagcagcagcagcagcaacaagcCATGATGCAGCAGTCGCTTTACCAGCACCCTGCTCTCTTAGCCCCGCCTCAG ATAGAGCCTATCTTGAGTGGAAATCTGCCTCCTGGGTTTGATTCAAGTACATGCCGCAGTGT GTATGTTGGAAATATTCATCCCCAGGTTACTGATACCCTTCTTCAAGAAGTTTTTGCCAGTACTGGTCCACTTGAGGGATGCAAGCTCATAAGGAAAGATAAG TCATCCTATGGATTTGTTGATTACTATGATCGCCGATCAGCTGCCCTTGCTATTGTTTCTCTCAATGGCAGGCATCT GTTTGGACAGCCAATTAAAGTTAATTGGGCCTATCAAAGTAGTCAGAGGGAGGATACTTCAG gtcattttaatatttttgttGGTGATCTTAGCGCTGAGGTTACCGATGCTACATTGTTTGCATGCTTTTCTGTTTACCCCAGTTGTTC AGATGCAAGGGTTATGTGGGATCCAAAAAGTGGGCGCTCAAGGGGCTTTGGGTTTGTTTCATTCCGGAATCAGCAG GATGCCCAAAGTGCCATAAATGACTTAAATG GAAAGTGGCTTGCAAGTAGACAAATTCGGTGCAACTGGGCTACAAAAGGTGCTGCTTCAAATGATGATAAACAGAGTTCTGATTCTAAAAGTGTGGTCGAGCTGACAAATGGAACATCAG AAGATGGTCAGGAGAAGCCTAATGAAGATGCTCCAGAGAACAATCCTCAGTATACCACAGTTTATGTTGGCAATCTGGCTCCTGAG GTTACTCAAGCTGAACTCCATCGTCATTTCCATGCCCTTGGTGCTGGAACTATAGAAGATGTTAGGGTGCAACGAGATAAAGGTTTTGGGTTTGTGAGATACAGTACACATTCTGAAGCAGCCGCAGCTATCCAGATGGGGAATGCTAGGTTTCTCTGTGGAAAACCAATAAAG TGTTCATGGGGTAGCAAGCCTACTCCACCAGGAACCACCTCCAGCCCTCTcgctccaccagctgcagctTATATGCCAGGTTTTTCAGCCACTGACCTTGTGGCATATGAACGACAAATGGCATATAGTAAAATGGGTGGTCCACAAGCCCTCATGCTTCCCCAGGGTCAGCATGGTATGAAGGCACCCATGGGAATGGGTGCTGGAACTAGTCAGGCGATATATGACGGTGGCTACCAGAATGTAGCAACATCCCAGCAGCTCATGTACTACCAGTAA
- the LOC112183616 gene encoding uncharacterized protein LOC112183616, producing MIDVLDAFLSLSTKFFENREDLLSDIRKIGLLQGYVMVIKISKINRYVAIGCDRGGCYRTYSALEEKKKNSASRLIDCPFKILGRRTAEGLWKVKISNLLHNHEPSTDMAGHPYCRLFTKEEALQVEQMSLAGIKPRQILSSLRQSNPDLLALSKNIYSKTAQFRRESLGGCSIIQALLDELGGAGFSHNVKYEDSGHLTHLFFAHPTSIELTRSYSNVFVMDCTYKTNKYKMPLLEIIGVSSFNTSFYSCFVFMQKEEQQDYQWALEMFSKLLGDGNHPLAIGQFKEDADWVGFMSSWSTLVKSWDVSMFNEAWNSFQIEYKDYASVLTYIGNTWLPWKERFVFAWTRPTSHFGNNVTSRAEGAHGTLKKYLQVSTGGLREVKENICLAIQNQFQEIKTQLASEKIRVPQKLCIPFFKEVINKVYFYALFELQKQYLLANTRDYSSQCKGQFSKTMGLPCVHMIKDMRIEVLPLNQIHEQWRIDTRSFTNDHCARLDHEDPFSSLLSEVKEKYEKQPLMQKENTLRQLSHILGASCPLIFEPTLQPHKGRPVGSNKRKETSSTRQEPSYFERVEKAPRKCSGCGNIGHYRNKCPSINKSTALGT from the exons ATGATTGATGTTTTGGATGCATTCCTCTCATTATCAacgaaattttttgaaaatcgAGAAGACCTTCTTAGTGATATTCGTAAGATTGGGTTGCTGCAAGGGTATGTTATGGTAATCAAAATATCTAAAATCAATAGATATGTGGCTATTGGTTGTGATAGAGGTGGTTGTTATCGAACCTACTCTGCACttgaggagaagaaaaagaattcaGCTTCTCGTTTGATAGATTGCCCATTCAAAATTCTGGGAAGAAGGACAGCCGAAGGGTTGTGGAAGGTCAAGATAAGCAACTTGTTACATAACCATGAGCCTTCCACCGACATGGCTGGACATCCATATTGTCGTCTGTTTACTAAAGAGGAAGCCTTACAAGTTGAACAAATGAGTCTGGCTGGCATAAAACCACGGCAAATTCTCTCTTCGCTTCGACAAAGTAATCCTGATCTTCTAGCTctttccaaaaatatatatagcaaGACGGCTCAGTTTAGGAGGGAGAGTCTAGGTGGCTGTTCAATTATTCAAGCATTATTAGATGAGCTTGGTGGTGCTGGTTTTTCTCATAATGTCAAATATGAGGACTCTGGTCATTTGACTCATCTATTCTTTGCTCATCCCACTTCTATTGAGTTGACTAGAAGTTACTCTAATGTCTTTGTGATGGATTGTACTTATAAGACAAATAAGTACAAGATGCCATTACTTGAGATTATAGGAGTGTCGAGCTTCAACACATCATTCTATTCGTGTTTTGTTTTCATGCAAAAAGAGGAACAACAAGATTATCAATGGGCTCTTGAAATGTTCAGTAAGTTGTTGGGAGATGGTAATCATCCATTGGCGATT GGTCAGTTTAAGGAAGATGCAGATTGGGTTGGTTTTATGTCTTCTTGGAGTACCCTTGTAAAGTCTTGGGACGTGTCGATGTTTAATGAAGCTTGGAACAGTTTTCAAATTGAGTACAAAGACTATGCTTCCGTTCTGACTTACATTGGCAATACTTGGCTTCCATGGAAAGAGAGGTTTGTATTTGCATGGACCAGACCGACTTCACACTTTGGTAATAATGTTACTTCTAGAGCAGAAGGTGCACATGGAACCTTAAAGAAATATCTTCAAGTTTCTACTGGTGGTCTCCGTGAAGTGAAGGAAAATATTTGTCTTGCTATTCAAAATCAGTTTCAAGAAATTAAAACTCAACTTGCAAGTGAAAAGATTCGTGTTCCTCAAAAGCTTTGCATCCCTTTCTTTAAAGAGGTGATTAATAAGGTATATTTCTATGCTTTGTTTGAGTTACAAAAGCAATATTTGTTGGCAAATACCAGAGACTATTCATCCCAATGCAAGGGCCAGTTTTCCAAAACCATGGGTCTTCCATGTGTGCACATGATCAAGGATATGAGGATTGAAGTGCTGCCGTTAAATCAGATTCATGAGCAATGGAGGATTGACACAAGATCATTCACTAATGATCATTGTGCAAGATTGGATCATGAAGATCCATTTAGTAGTCTTTTATCTGAGGTTAAAGAGAAGTATGAAAAACAGCCACTTAtgcaaaaagaaaatacattaAGGCAGCTTTCTCATATTCTTGGTGCATCTTGTCCTTTAATTTTTGAACCTACTCTTCAACCTCACAAAGGTCGTCCGGTAGGAtcaaataaaagaaaggaaacTAGCTCTACAAGGCAGGAACCTTCATATTTTGAGAGAGTGGAGAAGGCACCTCGAAAATGTAGTGGCTGCGGTAATATTGGCCATTATCGTAACAAGTGTCCATCAATTAATAAGTCTACCGCACTAGGAACATAG
- the LOC112190311 gene encoding FCS-Like Zinc finger 13, which produces MLTLGKKPLPMIGKLSEMLVSGNRAGFLDVGSSPRGPLDLKMQSPSPSPRGLKCYDVGGVGLGIVAALEKSSHNGREILAKYCVCSHSSNRSDPIPVNSGQKSDTTGLHALEEEDSEENYTFVTCHGRNKSITKVYYDGVVCTEHRVSVEPCHVNHNHKQKQAPVYPTSDFLSSCHLCSQKLHGKDIYMYRGEKAFCSTECRAKQIMSDERKEQCRSEASRRSADVSSSPYSRDQIFFSTGILAI; this is translated from the exons ATGTTGACGTTGGGCAAGAAACCTCTCCCAATGATAGGAAAGCTGTCAGAAATGTTGGTTTCCGGCAACCGTGCCGGGTTTCTCGACGTGGGGTCGAGCCCTAGAGGGCCACTAGACCTCAAGATGCAATCTCCTTCTCCGAGTCCTAGAGGGTTGAAGTGCTATGATGTTGGTGGTGTTGGCTTGGGCATAGTAGCTGCCTTGGAAAAGTCGAGTCACAATGGACGTGAGATTCTTGCAAAGTATTGTGTTTGTAGTCACAGTTCGAACCGCTCCGACCCGATTCCGGTTAACTCCGGTCAAAAATCCGATACAACGGGTCTTCATGCACTTGAGGAAGAAGAcagtgaggagaattatacctTTGTGACTTGCCATGGAAGAAACAAGTCCATCACCAAGGTCTACTATGATGGAGTTGTTTGTACTGAGCACCGTGTTAGTGTTGAACCCTGTCATGTTAACCATAaccataaacaaaaacaagctcCTGTGTATCCCACGTCGGATTTTCTCAGCTCATGCCATTTGTGCAGCCAAAAGCTTCATGGCAAAGATATTTACATGTACAG GGGAGAGAAGGCATTTTGTAGCACAGAGTGTAGAGCAAAACAGATTATGAGCGATGAGCGCAAAGAACAGTGCAGATCAGAAGCTTCAAGAAGATCTGCAGATGTTTCGAGCTCGCCTTATTCGAGAGATCAGATCTTCTTCTCTACTGGTATTCTTGCGATTTAG
- the LOC112183615 gene encoding LOW QUALITY PROTEIN: beta-galactosidase 15-like (The sequence of the model RefSeq protein was modified relative to this genomic sequence to represent the inferred CDS: inserted 1 base in 1 codon), with product MALPKSFAFSLCFCLSVILCSLVANATDVSYDGRAITIDGKRRILNSGSIHYPRSTPQMWPDLIRKSKEGGLDAIETYVFWNAHEPVRREYDFTGNLDLVRFIKTIQDEGLYAVLRIGPYVCAEWNYGGLPVWLHNLPNCHIRTANDVFMNEMKNFTTLIVDMMKKXKLFASQGGPIIIAQIENEYGNVESYYGDAGKAYINWSANFAESLNIGVPWIMCQQNDAPASMINTCNGWYCDTFKPSNPNTPKMWTENWTGWFKSWGGLDPLRTAEDVAFAVARFFQYGGTFQNYYMYHGGTNFGRTAASYITTSYDYDAPLDEYGHLSQPKWGHLKELHEVLKSMEYTLTYGNITTTELGNSVSTTVFATNESSSCIFGNANSSSDATITFQGNTYTIPAWSVSILPDCKKEAYNTAKVNTQTTVKVKSVNKAEDEPESLHWSWRPEKTDDTQLLGKGEVVASRLMEQKEAANDASDYLWYMTSVQLSKDDPILSGNMTLRINETGYILHAYVNGEHVGSQWAAYNVFNYVFEKPIKLVPGVNTISLLSATVGFPNYGGGFEDIKTGVAGPVQLVGQSGDETVIKDLSQHKWSYKVGLHGLKDELFSSASRFANKWSVEGLPVNRTMTWYKTTFKAPLGTEPVVVDLHGLGKGHAWVNGHSIGRYWPSYLAPEDGCSVEACDYRGAYDNNKCVFNCGKPTQRWYHVPRSFLQDDENTLVLFEEFGGNPSYVNFQTIRVGTICANAYENHTLELACQGRPISAIKFASFGKPEGTCGSFKNGTCDGTTALSILQKECVGKESCSIDVSEKKFGSTNCGDIVKRLAVEAVC from the exons ATGGCACTCCCCAAGAGTTTTGCgttttctctttgtttctgTCTTTCTGTGATCCTCTGCAGCCTCGTTGCTAATGCTACTGACGTTTCTTATGATGGCAGAGCCATCACCATTGATGGCAAACGAAGGATTTTGAATTCTGGTTCCATACATTATCCTCGAAGTACACCACAA ATGTGGCCAGACTTGATTAGGAAGTCAAAGGAAGGTGGACTCGATGCAATTGAGACTTATGTCTTCTGGAATGCGCATGAACCAGTTCGTCGTGAATACGATTTTACTGGTAATCTTGACCTGGTTAGGTTTATCAAAACGATTCAAGATGAAGGACTTTATGCTGTTCTTCGGATTGGTCCATATGTTTGTGCTGAATGGAATTATGG AGGACTTCCTGTTTGGCTCCATAACCTGCCAAACTGTCATATTCGAACAGCAAACGATGTTTTCATG aatGAGATGAAGAATTTCACTACATTGATCGTGGATATGATGAAAA AGAAACTATTTGCATCTCAAGGAGGCCCTATCATTATTGCTCAG ATTGAAAATGAATATGGCAATGTGGAATCATACTATGGAGATGCTGGAAAAGCATACATTAACTGGTCTGCAAACTTTGCTGAATCACTAAACATCGGAGTTCCATGGATTATGTGTCAACAAAATGATGCTCCCGCATCAATG ATAAACACATGTAATGGCTGGTATTGTGACACATTCAAGCCAAGTAACCCCAACACTCCTAAGATGTGGACTGAAAATTGGACTGGCTG GTTCAAGAGCTGGGGTGGTTTAGACCCACTCAGGACTGCTGAGGACGTTGCATTTGCAGTAGCAAGGTTTTTCCAATATGGAGGCACATTTCAAAACTATTACATG TATCATGGTGGAACAAACTTTGGTAGAACAGCAGCTTCATACATTACCACCTCGTATGATTATGATGCCCCTCTTGATGAGTATGGCCATCTGAGTCAACCAAAATGGGGGCATTTGAAAGAACTTCATGAGGTTTTGAAATCCATGGAATATACTCTCACCTATGGCAATATTACCACCACAGAATTGGGTAACTCTGTCTCA ACCACTGTGTTTGCGACAAATGAGTCAAGTAGCTGCATTTTTGGCAATGCAAATAGCAGTTCAGATGCTACAATCACTTTCCAAGGAAACACATACACCATTCCTGCTTGGTCTGTTAGTATTCTTCCTGATTGCAAAAAAGAAGCATACAACACTGCTAAG GTAAACACCCAAACTACAGTGAAAGTAAAAAGTGTCAACAAGGCTGAGGATGAACCTGAATCCCTTCATTGGTCATGGAGGCCCGAGAAGACGGATGACACCCAGCTTCTTGGAAAAGGTGAAGTTGTGGCAAGTCGTCTTATGGAACAAAAAGAGGCTGCAAATGATGCTAGTGATTATCTTTGGTACATGACAAG TGTTCAACTCAGTAAGGATGATCCAATTTTGAGTGGGAACATGACATTGAGGATAAATGAAACTGGTTACATTCTTCATGCTTATGTTAATGGAGAACATGTTG GTTCTCAATGGGCTGCTTATAACGTCTTCAACTACGTTTTCGAGAAACCTATCAAGTTGGTTCCCGGAGTGAACACAATTTCATTGCTCAGTGCTACTGTTGGATTTCCC AATTATGGAGGTGGATTTGAGGACATCAAAACTGGAGTAGCTGGTCCTGTTCAATTGGTTGGACAAAGTGGAGATGAAACTGTGATCAAGGATTTGTCACAACACAAATGGTCATACAAGGTTGGACTCCATGGCTTGAAAGACGAGCTCTTTAGCTCTGCTTCTCGTTTTGCAAATAAATGGTCAGTTGAAGGTTTACCAGTAAACAGAACGATGACATGGTATAAG ACAACTTTCAAAGCTCCCCTAGGAACTGAACCAGTCGTCGTGGACTTACACGGGTTGGGTAAGGGACATGCTTGGGTGAACGGGCATAGCATTGGGCGATATTGGCCAAGCTACTTGGCTCCAGAGGATGGTTGTAGTGTTGAAGCTTGTGACTACCGTGGTGCATACGACAATAACAAGTGTGTCTTCAACTGTGGCAAACCTACTCAAAGATG GTATCATGTTCCGCGATCCTTTTTGCAAGATGATGAGAACACATTGGTCTTGTTTGAGGAATTTGGTGGCAACCCATCTTATGTGAATTTCCAGACAATCAGAGTTGGAACTATTTGTGCAAATGCATATGAGAATCATACATTGGAATTGGCATGCCAAGGTCGCCCCATTTCAGCAATCAAATTTGCTAGCTTTGGAAAACCTGAAGGGACTTGTGGATCATTTAAGAATGGCACCTGTGATGGCACAACTGCTTTGTCCATCCTTCAAAAG GAATGTGTTGGAAAAGAGTCGTGCTCAATTGATGTATCAGAAAAGAAGTTCGGTTCCACAAATTGTGGCGATATTGTGAAGAGGCTGGCCGTGGAAGCAGTTTGTtag
- the LOC112187274 gene encoding uncharacterized protein LOC112187274 — MASDDVVEIESLEKGLLSGGGNEEEPVLYAASFREMEDNFVKYQTAQWLLYSALLILAWGIGLFMLLYLPVRRYILRKDIRSRKLYLTSNAIIYKVTRPVPIPFFGVLNKEKHVLLPSVADVVIEQGYLQSLFGVYSLRIEHVGVRRPPSDDVQIHGIANPNAFRKAVLMRLSSMTNEVFSRQVSTVEDVPNLRLQMSPSKSLRHDSFSYPGELTLLQKLEEVGSSVKRVQSLIEEQHSQTPEPIG; from the exons ATGGCTTCGGATGACGTGGTTGAGATCGAGAGCTTAGAGAAGGGTTTGCTGTCCGGAGGTGGAAATGAAGAAGAGCCGGTTCTGTATGCGGCGTCGTTTCGGGAAATGGAGGACAATTTCGTCAAGTACCAAACAGCGCAGTGGCTTCTGTACTCTGCGCTTTTGATATTGGCGTGGGGGATTGGTTTGTTTATGTTGCTTTATCTTCCGGTTCGGAGGTATATTCTTCGGAAGGATATTCGGTCCAGAAAGCTTTACTTGACATCGAATGCCATCATCTATAAA GTTACGAGGCCAGTTCCGATTCCATTTTTCGGGGTGTTGAACAAGGAGAAGCATGTTTTGTTGCCTTCAGTGGCTGATGTTGTAATCGAGCAAG GATATCTGCAGTCTCTCTTTGGTGTATACTCGCTTCGAATAGAGCACGTTGGTGTCAGAAGGCCTCCAAGTGATGATGTTCAAATCCATGGCATTGCAAATCCAAATGCTTTTAGGAAG GCAGTGCTAATGCGCCTTTCAAGCATGACGAATGAGGTTTTCTCTAGACAAGTTTCCACAGTTGAAGATGTTCCAAATTTGAGG CTTCAGATGTCCCCATCAAAATCTCTCAGGCATGATTCATTTTCATACCCAGGGGAGCTAACACTACTGCAGAAACTTGAGGAAGTTGGAAGTTCTGTAAAG AGGGTTCAAAGTTTAATTGAGGAGCAACACTCTCAAACACCAGAACCTATAGGTTGA